From one Humulus lupulus chromosome 8, drHumLupu1.1, whole genome shotgun sequence genomic stretch:
- the LOC133798693 gene encoding NADH dehydrogenase [ubiquinone] 1 alpha subcomplex subunit 6, with amino-acid sequence MSFTLRSVKVPPNSATLEEARHHVFDFFRTACRSIPSIIDIYNLDDVVTVSQLRSTIASQIRKNSHSTNPKVIDMLLFKATEELNNILEHAKQRHHLIGQYVVGQHGLAQDLNFKDQATSPFLTNFYKSNYF; translated from the exons atgtcgTTTACGTTGCGAAGCGTGAAGGTGCCGCCCAATTCAGCGACCCTGGAGGAAGCGAGGCACCATGTCTTCGATTTCTTTAGAACTGCTTGCAGATCCATTCCTTCCATCATCGACATCTACAATCTCGACGACGTCGTCACCGTCTCCCAGCTCCGCTCCACCATCGCCTCTCAGATCCGCAAGAACTCTCACTCTACCAATCCCAAG GTGATTGATATGCTTCTCTTCAAGGCAACAGAAGAGTTGAATAACATCCTGGAGCATGCAAAGCAGCGGCACCACCTCATCGGACAGTATGTGGTTGGTCAGCATGGGCTAGCTCAGGATTTGAACTTCAAGGACCAGGCCACTTCTCCTTTCCTCACAAATTTTTATAAGAGCAACTACTTTTGA